From Numida meleagris isolate 19003 breed g44 Domestic line chromosome 4, NumMel1.0, whole genome shotgun sequence, the proteins below share one genomic window:
- the TADA2B gene encoding transcriptional adapter 2-beta, with product MAELGKKYCVYCLAEVSSLRFRCTECADIELCPDCFSAGAEIGPHRRWHGYQLVDGGRFTLWGAEAEGGWSSREEQLLLDAIEQFGFGNWEDMAAHVGASRTPQEVMEHYVSMYIHGNLGKACIPDTIPNRVTDHTCPSGGPLSPSLTTPLPPLDISVAEQQQLGYMPLRDDYEIEYDQDAETLISGLSVNYDDDDVEIELKRAHVDMYVRKLKERQRRKNIARDYNLVPAFLGKDKKDKEKTPKRKITKEEKELRLKLRPLYQFMSCKEFEDFFENMHKERVLRAKIRELQRYRRNGITKMEESAEYEAARHKREKRKENKNMASSKRGKEDGKEGEFAAIENLPGFELLSDREKVLCSSLNLSPARYVTVKTIIIKDHLQKRQGIPSKSRLPSYLDKVLKKRILNFLTESGWISRDAS from the exons ATGGCGGAACTGGGGAAGAAGTACTGCGTGTACTGCCTGGCCGAGGTGAGCTCTCTGCGCTTCCGCTGCACCGAGTGCGCCGACATCGAGCTCTGCCCCGACTGCTTCTCGGCCGGCGCCGAGATCGGCCCGCACCGCCGATGGCACGGCTACCAGCTGGTGGACGGCGGCCGCTTCACGCTGTGGGGCGCCGAGGCGGAGGGCGGCTGGAGCAGCcgggaggagcagctgctgctggacgCCATCGAGCAGTTCGGCTTCGGCAACTGG GAAGACATGGCCGCTCACGTGGGAGCATCCCGGACGCCCCaggaggtgatggagcactACGTGAGCATGTACATCCACGGCAACCTGGGGAAGGCCTGCATCCCCGACACGATTCCCAACAGGGTAACGGACCACACGTGTCCCAGCGGGGGCCCGCTCTCTCCCAGCCTGACCACGCCGCTCCCGCCCTTGGACATATCggtggctgagcagcagcagctgggctaCATGCCGCTCCGGGACGACTACGAGATTGAATACGATCAGGATGCTGAGACTCTGATCAGCGGCCTGTCGGTGAACTACGACGATGACGACGTGGAGATAGAATTGAAAAGAGCTCACGTAGACATGTACGTAAGAAAACTCAAGGAGAGACAGCGGCGGAAGAACATTGCACGAGACTATAACTTGGTGCCGGCCTTCCTGGGGAAGGATAAGAAGGACAAGGAGAAAACTCCCAAACGAAAGATCAcgaaggaagagaaggagttGAGGCTGAAGCTGAGGCCTCTGTACCAGTTTATGTCCTGTAAGGAGTTTGAAGACTTCTTTGAGAACATGCACAAGGAGAGAGTACTTCGAGCGAAGATCCGGGAACTGCAGCGGTATCGCCGAAATGGAATCACCAAAATGGAAGAGTCGGCGGAATACGAGGCAGCCAGACATAAAcgggagaagaggaaggagaacaaAAACATGGCTAGCTCCAAGAGGGGGAAGGAGGATGGTAAAGAAGGGGAATTTGCTGCCATTGAAAACCTGCCTGGTTTTGAACTCTTATCGGACAGGGAAAAAGTGCTTTGCAGCTCTCTGAACTTGAGCCCTGCGCGTTACGTGACTGTAAAAACCATCATCATTAAAGACCATCTTCAGAAAAGACAAGGGATTCCTTCAAAGAGCCGCCTTCCCAGTTACTTGGACAAGGTactgaagaaaaggattttaaacTTTCTAACAGAGAGTGGCTGGATATCCAGAGATGCGTCGTGA